The Candidatus Nitrosymbiomonas proteolyticus genome has a segment encoding these proteins:
- a CDS encoding thioredoxin-disulfide reductase: MSDSPTLHNVLIIGSGPAGYTAALYASRAGLDPIVFAGLQPGGQLMITTDVENYPGFPQGLLGPELMDLFQKQAERFGTQVEYKVVTRVDLSERPFKVWCDDELYLGKAIIISTGAEAKWIGLEGEKTFGGFGVSACATCDGAFFKQMKVAVVGGGDTAMEEANYLTRHCSKVYVIHRRDSLRASKIMQERALANPKIEFIWNAQVVDIHGDTEPLRKVTGITLEDTVTGERRQMEVQGLFVAIGHKPNSELFQGALDMDDLGYLITEPHSTRTKVPGVFACGDVMDRVYRQAVTAAGTGCMAAIDAERWLESEGH, translated from the coding sequence ATGTCAGATTCGCCTACCCTCCATAACGTGCTCATCATCGGCTCTGGCCCCGCAGGCTACACAGCCGCTCTTTACGCCTCACGCGCAGGCCTCGACCCCATCGTTTTCGCCGGACTCCAGCCTGGCGGCCAGTTGATGATTACGACCGACGTGGAGAACTACCCCGGCTTCCCCCAAGGCTTACTTGGCCCCGAACTGATGGACCTCTTCCAAAAGCAAGCCGAACGGTTTGGAACCCAGGTCGAGTACAAGGTCGTCACGCGAGTGGACCTCTCCGAGCGGCCGTTCAAAGTGTGGTGCGACGACGAGCTTTATCTCGGTAAGGCGATCATCATCTCGACGGGCGCCGAGGCCAAGTGGATAGGGTTGGAAGGCGAAAAGACGTTTGGCGGCTTCGGAGTGAGCGCTTGCGCCACCTGCGACGGGGCTTTCTTCAAGCAGATGAAGGTCGCGGTCGTCGGGGGCGGCGATACGGCTATGGAGGAGGCGAACTACCTGACGCGCCATTGCAGCAAGGTGTACGTGATCCACCGACGCGACAGCCTACGCGCCAGCAAGATCATGCAGGAGCGGGCCTTGGCGAACCCCAAGATCGAGTTCATCTGGAACGCTCAGGTCGTCGACATTCACGGGGACACAGAACCTCTTCGCAAGGTGACCGGAATCACGCTCGAAGACACGGTTACGGGGGAGAGGCGTCAGATGGAAGTGCAAGGACTGTTCGTTGCGATCGGGCATAAACCCAACAGCGAACTGTTTCAGGGCGCGCTGGACATGGACGACCTTGGCTACCTCATCACCGAACCTCACTCGACGCGAACGAAGGTCCCCGGCGTGTTTGCCTGCGGCGACGTGATGGACCGAGTCTACAGGCAGGCCGTAACGGCGGCGGGTACCGGCTGCATGGCGGCCATCGACGCCGAGCGGTGGCTTGAATCGGAAGGGCATTAG
- a CDS encoding ABC type Fe3+-siderophore transporter, substrate binding protein, with product MNAMRPSKWIVCLLLSLALWGCGYQPTNVGGVLTDDLYKTSVSLSPSATEIIRGRCQWLEIKGRTAACNYPAGLEQVPVLMNGVKPNYEAIAAAKPDVVVYDPDLFNEQDLEKFKELGIDTFAIGGSTIEEFVDRLIRFASLTKAEPEMSEYVDKIHAASQQAVGAPLEPKPTVAVLIPGEGSEHMIAGLASFQADIVRKSGGEPIGPDAKMFVPVNAEMLLQWNPDAILVAGSVRAIADDPRLGSLKALKSGRTAEIVPDVMLRRGVRVDVLIREVYGFLGRTNPPKEGSE from the coding sequence ATGAACGCCATGCGCCCTTCGAAATGGATCGTCTGTCTCCTCTTGTCGCTGGCGCTTTGGGGCTGCGGCTATCAGCCGACCAACGTCGGCGGCGTATTGACCGATGACCTCTACAAGACCTCGGTCAGCTTGAGTCCCAGCGCCACCGAGATCATCCGCGGGCGGTGCCAATGGCTCGAAATCAAGGGTCGAACGGCAGCCTGCAACTACCCCGCTGGGCTCGAACAAGTTCCCGTCCTGATGAACGGAGTCAAGCCGAACTACGAAGCGATCGCCGCCGCTAAGCCCGATGTGGTCGTCTATGACCCCGACCTGTTCAACGAACAAGACTTGGAGAAGTTCAAGGAACTCGGAATCGACACCTTCGCGATTGGAGGTTCGACAATCGAAGAGTTTGTGGACCGGCTCATTAGGTTTGCCTCGCTCACCAAAGCCGAGCCGGAAATGTCGGAATACGTCGATAAGATTCACGCCGCCTCGCAACAGGCCGTAGGCGCGCCGCTCGAACCCAAGCCCACCGTCGCGGTGCTCATCCCTGGCGAAGGTTCGGAGCACATGATCGCCGGTCTGGCGAGCTTCCAAGCAGACATCGTGAGAAAGTCGGGCGGAGAACCCATCGGCCCCGATGCCAAGATGTTCGTTCCCGTCAACGCCGAGATGCTCCTGCAATGGAATCCCGACGCGATCCTTGTGGCGGGCTCCGTACGGGCGATCGCCGACGATCCCCGCCTGGGTTCGCTGAAGGCGCTCAAATCGGGCCGCACCGCCGAGATCGTCCCTGACGTGATGCTCCGGCGAGGCGTTCGAGTGGACGTTCTGATTCGAGAGGTGTACGGTTTTCTGGGTCGAACGAACCCGCCCAAGGAGGGGTCGGAGTGA
- a CDS encoding 5'-methylthioadenosine phosphorylase gives MSQAEIGVFGGSGFYSLLENVEEIKVDTPYGPPSDSITLASVAGRAVAFLPRHGRAHTLPPHAINYRANVWAFRSLGVRAVISPCAAGSLQKHVEPGSFVVCDQFVDRTSGRKDTFYDGPVTTHVSPAETYDPELRRLAVETIRKHGIPCHEKGTVVVIQGPRFSTKAESQWFHSAGWEVINMTQYPEAYLCRELGMAVVNISLITDYDSGVFAGAEAVTAHDVLEVFKSNAENARKVVLSLIERMPKDLSTLQPRAALTFSRGDGHAASPRDVRLFELLPE, from the coding sequence GTGAGCCAAGCGGAGATCGGGGTTTTCGGCGGATCGGGGTTCTACAGCCTTCTCGAAAACGTCGAGGAGATCAAGGTGGACACGCCCTACGGCCCCCCCAGCGACTCGATCACGCTCGCCTCAGTGGCAGGTCGGGCTGTCGCGTTTCTTCCTCGTCACGGCCGTGCCCACACCCTTCCCCCTCACGCGATCAACTACCGCGCCAACGTGTGGGCTTTTCGTTCGTTGGGAGTCCGGGCGGTCATCAGTCCGTGCGCTGCCGGCTCGCTCCAAAAGCACGTAGAGCCGGGCAGCTTCGTCGTATGCGATCAGTTCGTCGACCGGACCTCCGGGCGAAAGGACACATTCTACGATGGACCCGTAACGACGCACGTCTCTCCCGCTGAAACCTACGATCCCGAACTTCGGAGGCTCGCCGTCGAAACGATCCGCAAACACGGGATTCCCTGCCACGAGAAGGGAACCGTGGTGGTGATCCAGGGCCCAAGGTTCAGCACCAAGGCCGAAAGCCAGTGGTTCCACAGCGCGGGCTGGGAAGTCATCAACATGACGCAGTATCCTGAGGCGTATCTGTGCCGGGAACTGGGTATGGCGGTCGTCAACATCTCCCTCATCACCGACTACGACAGCGGGGTGTTCGCGGGAGCGGAAGCCGTCACCGCCCACGATGTGCTCGAGGTCTTCAAGTCGAACGCCGAAAACGCCCGCAAGGTCGTCCTTAGCCTGATCGAGCGTATGCCAAAGGACCTTTCGACGCTCCAACCCCGTGCGGCGCTGACTTTTAGCCGAGGCGATGGACACGCGGCGAGCCCGCGAGACGTCCGACTGTTCGAACTCCTACCCGAATAG
- a CDS encoding peptidase S41 C-terminal processing protease, producing the protein MRALTKTLGVLLGLVALFAFGFTWRDLQQGRPPSVEAVQSLLTGKPQKTLVTARTMFVQAFDHIRTGYYKKVDSKELKYAGLGGLMNSLGDPHTQYLEPQIAKEFDLETRGKFVGIGARLQGDPLGARVDTVFEEGPARRGGVRAGDTIVGVDGKSVGGLPTTEIVKLIRGEAGTFVSLELIRKGVEKPFKVRLKREPVVTPSVEFKMIEGALIGYVSVISFSEPTTEQFANALSKLSAQQAKGFVIDLRGNPGGLLEVAVVMLEHFVNNKVVVKMKMRDGTEEVARTGKGRGIKVEKPVVVLIDGESASAAEIFAGVLKDYRLATLVGEHTYGKASVQAPVPLVDGALAKITIARYYLPSGLDISRKVDEDGQYVSGGLEPDVVVEFEPNGGTNPFGKPESDNQLRKAIEVLQSKIDSPTLVFEPWLRNSIRPAASERFWVV; encoded by the coding sequence ATGAGAGCCCTAACCAAAACGCTAGGCGTTCTCTTGGGCCTCGTTGCCCTTTTTGCGTTCGGGTTCACTTGGCGCGACCTTCAACAGGGCCGCCCGCCTTCGGTCGAAGCTGTCCAATCGCTCCTCACCGGCAAGCCGCAGAAGACGCTCGTGACGGCAAGGACGATGTTCGTACAAGCGTTCGACCATATCCGAACGGGCTATTACAAGAAGGTCGATTCCAAGGAACTCAAGTACGCCGGTTTGGGTGGGCTGATGAACTCGCTGGGCGACCCCCATACGCAGTACCTCGAACCCCAAATCGCCAAGGAGTTCGACCTCGAGACCCGAGGCAAATTCGTGGGCATTGGGGCGAGGTTGCAAGGGGATCCCCTCGGCGCGCGGGTCGATACTGTGTTCGAAGAGGGCCCGGCCCGCCGAGGCGGAGTCAGGGCGGGGGACACGATCGTCGGAGTCGACGGGAAGTCGGTCGGGGGCTTGCCCACGACGGAGATCGTCAAGTTGATTCGGGGCGAAGCGGGGACCTTCGTCAGCTTAGAACTCATCCGCAAAGGGGTCGAAAAGCCGTTCAAGGTGCGCTTGAAGCGCGAGCCGGTTGTCACGCCGAGCGTCGAGTTCAAGATGATCGAGGGAGCGCTTATCGGCTACGTCTCCGTCATCAGCTTCTCCGAACCGACGACCGAACAGTTCGCGAACGCCTTGTCCAAGCTCAGCGCGCAACAGGCCAAGGGCTTCGTCATCGACCTCCGCGGCAATCCGGGCGGGCTGCTCGAAGTCGCCGTCGTGATGCTCGAACACTTCGTGAACAACAAGGTGGTCGTCAAGATGAAGATGAGGGACGGCACCGAGGAGGTCGCTCGGACAGGGAAGGGGCGCGGTATCAAGGTTGAGAAGCCCGTGGTGGTGCTGATCGACGGGGAATCTGCCAGCGCCGCTGAGATTTTCGCGGGGGTTCTCAAGGACTACCGCCTCGCCACGCTCGTGGGTGAGCACACCTACGGAAAGGCCTCCGTTCAAGCGCCGGTACCCCTTGTCGATGGGGCCCTCGCCAAGATCACGATCGCGCGGTACTACCTGCCCAGCGGCCTCGACATCAGCCGAAAAGTGGATGAGGACGGCCAGTACGTCTCCGGCGGACTCGAACCGGACGTCGTCGTGGAGTTCGAACCCAACGGAGGGACCAACCCGTTTGGCAAACCCGAGTCGGACAACCAACTCCGCAAGGCGATCGAGGTCCTCCAATCCAAGATCGACAGCCCGACGTTGGTGTTCGAGCCTTGGCTTCGGAACTCGATTCGTCCGGCCGCTTCCGAGCGGTTCTGGGTGGTCTGA
- a CDS encoding chemotaxis protein CheY yields MRVYRQFCQGQQRLFEVLDNLVYNSRAGKRIWRHDATLGLGRRHMLVFDFFDAKILIADDEVTDYRWIHDALTREGITQVSHVFEPEYVLETARQLNPDLILLDLHMPRRSGLEILQDLKGDLSLCYGVPIIMMTFDSSKEVRRAALMAGATDFVVKGFDSLETVQRIKNHLMLRKLFLEQLRRERYLERAVHRQSLQLDSTYEEMCNRLTLAAEYRDDQTGRHIYRVGLMAEFVAAELGFPRERAELIGMAARLHDIGKIAIPDSVLLKPGRLTAEEMATVQTHAAIGGRLLSGSRSEVLQLAESIAWTHHERWDGRGYPQGLAGKDIPVEGRITAIADVWDALTHERPYKPAWERERALQEVFSLCCKHFDPEVVAAFGRVVEKGDEAWEMQVERTVARVHPQMVLPLDPTFLS; encoded by the coding sequence TTGCGGGTCTATCGGCAATTTTGCCAGGGTCAGCAGCGATTGTTTGAGGTGCTGGACAACTTGGTATACAATTCACGGGCAGGGAAGCGGATTTGGAGGCATGACGCCACCTTGGGTTTGGGGAGGCGGCACATGCTCGTTTTCGATTTTTTCGACGCTAAGATTCTTATCGCAGACGATGAGGTCACCGACTACCGTTGGATTCACGATGCGCTCACGCGTGAGGGAATCACTCAAGTTTCGCACGTGTTCGAGCCCGAGTACGTCCTCGAAACTGCCCGGCAGTTGAACCCTGACCTCATCTTGCTCGACCTACACATGCCCCGAAGGTCCGGATTGGAGATCCTCCAGGACTTGAAGGGTGACCTCAGCCTTTGCTATGGAGTGCCGATCATCATGATGACCTTCGACTCCAGTAAGGAGGTCAGGCGAGCGGCTCTGATGGCGGGCGCGACCGACTTCGTCGTCAAGGGCTTCGACTCGCTCGAAACCGTCCAGCGAATCAAGAACCACTTGATGCTCCGAAAGCTCTTTCTCGAACAACTCCGAAGGGAGCGCTACCTCGAAAGGGCGGTCCACCGGCAGTCGCTCCAACTCGATTCGACCTATGAAGAGATGTGCAATCGGCTGACCCTCGCAGCCGAGTACCGGGACGACCAAACCGGGCGGCACATCTACCGCGTGGGCCTGATGGCTGAATTCGTGGCCGCCGAACTGGGCTTCCCGAGGGAGCGGGCCGAGCTGATTGGAATGGCGGCAAGGCTTCACGACATAGGCAAGATCGCGATTCCGGACTCGGTCCTCCTCAAGCCCGGAAGGCTCACTGCCGAGGAAATGGCCACCGTCCAAACTCACGCGGCCATTGGGGGCAGGCTCCTTTCGGGCAGCCGGTCCGAGGTCCTGCAGCTCGCCGAGTCGATCGCTTGGACCCACCATGAAAGGTGGGACGGAAGAGGCTATCCGCAAGGGCTCGCCGGGAAGGACATCCCCGTCGAAGGCAGAATTACCGCGATCGCGGACGTGTGGGACGCACTCACGCACGAAAGGCCCTATAAACCTGCGTGGGAGCGAGAGCGCGCCCTGCAAGAGGTGTTCTCGCTCTGTTGCAAGCACTTCGACCCCGAAGTCGTGGCCGCCTTCGGCAGGGTGGTCGAAAAGGGCGATGAAGCTTGGGAAATGCAGGTGGAACGCACCGTCGCCAGGGTCCACCCGCAAATGGTATTGCCCCTCGACCCGACCTTCCTTAGCTGA
- a CDS encoding periplasmic protease, with translation MTGIVCASAASVVLGVGVRDAVDLGLTRSGADTVASKQLLASRAVQTEIPEGEYFDQLAGLLKREFVDPIDDDLMLASGAIRGMVLSLQDPTTIYMDAKDLPVYRKALSGQFEGIGAELVFEMPPTAGPQPIHGADAPPAEPGDLVASGSRVPRVLVTYVVPNGPADKAGVEPGDWVEAVDGHWVVDAETVDLLRMTQQKVQSGEWPVSKLDELRKDLRERTRKSITPARAMQRLSTGSGAMSVSWHRGERVLPTQIVAGPSRVAPVTQSEGGSLRVRLAPGVPQMLAETLKDRKEVTLDFRGASVGSWEIAKGILEVLVPAGSYGELIREDGKPPIPVTVAKGASAPYKLGVLVDAYTRGAPGVLASLLVERAGATLISGSLPQEPIAVEWKTLPNGSGYTLGIGKWKARARASSEVGQ, from the coding sequence ATGACCGGGATCGTGTGCGCTTCTGCCGCGTCCGTGGTGTTAGGCGTAGGCGTGCGCGACGCCGTCGACTTGGGGTTGACGAGGTCGGGCGCGGACACCGTAGCTTCCAAACAGCTTCTCGCCTCTCGCGCCGTCCAGACGGAGATCCCTGAAGGGGAGTATTTCGATCAACTGGCGGGCTTGCTCAAAAGGGAGTTCGTCGATCCCATCGACGACGACCTGATGCTCGCTTCGGGCGCCATTCGAGGGATGGTGCTGAGCCTACAAGACCCCACGACGATCTACATGGACGCCAAGGACCTCCCCGTCTACCGGAAGGCATTAAGCGGCCAATTCGAGGGAATCGGCGCGGAACTCGTGTTCGAAATGCCGCCCACGGCGGGACCTCAGCCAATTCACGGGGCCGACGCTCCGCCCGCGGAGCCCGGAGACCTCGTGGCTAGCGGCTCCCGCGTTCCGAGAGTTCTCGTGACCTATGTCGTTCCTAACGGGCCTGCCGATAAGGCGGGAGTCGAACCCGGAGATTGGGTCGAGGCGGTCGACGGACACTGGGTCGTCGATGCGGAAACCGTGGACCTGTTGCGAATGACCCAGCAAAAGGTCCAGTCGGGCGAGTGGCCGGTTTCGAAGCTGGATGAACTCCGTAAGGACCTGCGCGAGAGGACAAGAAAGAGCATTACGCCAGCGAGAGCCATGCAGCGCCTTTCGACCGGAAGCGGCGCGATGTCGGTGAGCTGGCATCGAGGGGAGAGGGTGCTGCCAACCCAGATCGTCGCAGGACCCAGCCGGGTTGCGCCGGTCACCCAATCCGAGGGTGGTTCTTTGCGCGTTCGGCTTGCGCCCGGCGTCCCCCAAATGCTCGCAGAGACCCTGAAAGACCGCAAGGAAGTCACGCTCGACTTTCGTGGGGCAAGCGTCGGCTCGTGGGAAATCGCCAAGGGCATCCTCGAAGTTCTGGTTCCTGCCGGCAGTTACGGTGAACTCATTCGCGAAGACGGAAAGCCCCCAATCCCCGTGACGGTGGCAAAAGGCGCTTCGGCCCCCTACAAGCTTGGGGTCCTAGTCGACGCCTATACGCGAGGCGCTCCGGGCGTGCTGGCGAGCCTACTGGTCGAAAGGGCCGGCGCAACTCTGATCTCGGGTTCGCTCCCCCAAGAGCCGATCGCCGTGGAATGGAAGACCCTTCCGAACGGTTCCGGGTACACGTTAGGGATCGGCAAATGGAAAGCGCGAGCGCGCGCAAGCAGCGAGGTCGGGCAATGA